One Camelina sativa cultivar DH55 chromosome 3, Cs, whole genome shotgun sequence genomic window carries:
- the LOC104758293 gene encoding uncharacterized protein LOC104758293, translating into MERVCCMCGDVGFPDKLFICGHCRSRFQHSYCSNYYSEFAEPTEICDWCRSDGRKLSNVATHDGGSSSKKSSSSSLNNFEHDEFTNRSDYSSRGRIKHNNNRHDQVAKSVAGSGGGAPSPRTATRRYKLLKDVMC; encoded by the exons ATGGAGAGAGTGTGTTGCATGTGCGGCGACGTAGGTTTTCCCGACAAGCTCTTCATCTGCGGTCACTGCCGCAGTCGCTTCCAACACTC TTACTGCAGCAACTACTACAGTGAGTTTGCTGAGCCTACCGAGATTTGCGACTGGTGCCGGAGCGACGGTCGGAAGCTGAGCAACGTTGCTACACATGATGGCGGTTCTTCTTCAaagaagtcttcttcttcatccttaaATAATTTTGAACATGATGAGTTCACAAACCGATCGGACTATTCGTCCCGCGGTCGAATCAAGCATAACAATAACCGTCATGATCAAGTGGCCAAGAGCGTCGCCGGATCTGGAGGCGGAGCGCCGTCGCCTAGGACGGCGACACGAAGGTACAAGCTTCTCAAAGATGTCATGTGTTAG